In Macaca mulatta isolate MMU2019108-1 chromosome 16, T2T-MMU8v2.0, whole genome shotgun sequence, the sequence CAGGCAGCATGGGAGGCCTATGAAACACGAGGACACTCTTATTTAATATTTGGGGTGACATCCAGAAGGCGAGGAGGGCAGTGGTTTGTTTACCTGTGTCCTGTAAGGCTCAGACTGGGAAATGGGGATACCGAAGCCCGCTTGGTTTAGGCTGCAAAGCTGTGTGTGCTACTTCATATGACCTGTAACCTCCTGAGTCCTGATAACTGTGATGCTCTGGATACCGTTCCCTTTGAACGTCTGATCTACAGCCCGGAGCTAAATCTGCATTCCCCGTGAAAGCTGATGGTGGACCGGGATGTTATGGTGTGGACTTCGTCCTTATTCTGACTTCATTTTTATGAGCCACctatttttctctctattttaCCTTTGATTTTGCCTCTCATGGAACTGTGAGCGTGGTGAGAAGTTGCTCCTTCCTGATTGCCTCTCTGGTCTGGAAGCCACAGGAGTTGATGGCTGCAAGGTGCCCAGTGTTCCTTGGGGACAGCATGGCGCTCTGGACCCTGGGAGCAGGCAGTGGAGGTGTGAcaccttatcttttttttttttttttttcctttgagacgtagtcttgctctgtcacccaggctggagttcagtggcacaatctcggctcgctgcagcctccacctcccaatttcaatgaagcaattctcctgcctcagcctctgcagtagctgggactacaggcacgtgctaccacacccggctaatttttgtatttttagtagagacggtaccgctatgttggccaggctggtctcgaactcctgacctcaggtgatccacccacctcagcctcccaaagtgctgggattacaggcgtgagccaccgcacccagccaacttctttatcttttttcagGAACCTGATGCTCCCTCCAAATCCAAGTCCAGCagttcctcctcttcctctacGTCGTCATCCTCTTCCTCGGATGAAGAGGATGACAGTGATTTAGATGCCAAGAGGGGTCCCCGGGGCCGCGACACCCACCCAGTGCCTCAGAAGAAGGCCCAGATCCTGGTGGCCAAACCCGAGCTGAAGGATCCCATCCGGAAGAAGCGTGGACGAAAGCCCCTACCCCCAGAGCAGAAGGCAACTCGAAGACCCGTGAGCCTGGCCAAGGTGCTGAAGACCGCCCGGAAGGATCTGGGGGCCCCAGCCAGCAAGCTGCCCCCTCCACTCAGCGCCCCCGTGGCAGGCCTGGCAGCTCTGAAGGCCCATGCCAAGGAGGCCTGTGGTAGCCCCAGTGCCATGGCCACCCCAGAGAACCTGGCCAGCCTGATGAAGGGCATGGCCAGTAGCCCCGGCCGGGGTGGCATCAGTTGGCAGAGCTCCATCGTGCATTACATGAACCGCATGACCCAAAGCCAGGCCGCCAGCAGGTTGGCGCTGAAGGCCCAGGCCACCACCAAGTGCGGCCTTGGGCTGGACCTGAAGGTGAGGACGCAGAAAGGGGAGCTGGGAATGAGTCCTCCAGGAAGCAAAATCCCGAAGGCCCCCAGCAGCGGGGCTGTGGAGCAGAAAGTAGGGAGCACAGGGGGTCCCACACACACCCATGGTGCCAGCAGGATACCTGCTGGGTGCCCAGGCCCTCAGTCAGCACCCACCCAGGAGTTGAGCCTCCAGGTCTTGGACTTGCAAAGTGTCAAGAATGGCATGCCTGGGGTGGGTCTGCTTGCCCGCCATGCCACCGCCACCAAGGGTGTCCCAGCTACCAACCCAGTCCCTGGGAAGGGCACTGGGGGTGGCCTCATTGGGGGCAGTGGGGCCGCCATGCCCACCGACACAAGCAAAAGTGAGAAGCTGGCCTCCAGAGCAGTGGCGCCGCCCACCCCTGCCAGCAAGAGGGACTATGTCAAGGGCAGTGCTACCCCCAGTGGGCAGGAGAGCCGCACAGCCCCTGGAGAAGCCCGCAAGGCAGCCACACTGCCGGAGATGAGCGCAGGCGAGGAGAGCAGCAGCTCGGACTCTGACCCGGACTCCGCCTCGCCGCCCAGCACTGGTCAGAACCCGTCAGTGTCCGTTCAGACCAGCCAGGACTGGAAGCCCACCCGCAGCCTCATCGAGCATGTCTTTGTCACTGACGTCACTGCCAACCTCATCACCGTCACAGTGAAGGAGTCTCCCACCAGCGTGGGCTTCTTCAACCTGAGGCATTACTGAATCCCCCGCGCCACCAGCTGCCCGGTCTTACTCCCCTTCGCTGCCTGTGGTTTTGCTTGGCTAACTGACTCCCAGCCCAAGCCCCCTCAAGAGTCTGGGTCGGGGAGGAGGAGCGGGTGGTCTCCTTGATGGGCAGACTTGGAAGGGGCTTCTCCCCTCATCCTGCCCTGTCCCTCGAGGTAGGGCAGGGGGTCTCGCTGCCTTGTTGGTCTCCACCGTGTTCCTACCTCTGCAGGCCTCTTCGCTCTCGCCTCTTGCCTCAGGAAACACAGTGGCACCTGTGGCCCAAGGTGACTGTCTTGAACAGAGCAGGCTGCTTCGTGGCTGCGTTTGAACTGCTCCTCACTGGCCTGTCTGACGGCATCACTGCTTTGCTCCCTGTCTTGCAGGGGCTGAGGTGTCAGCTGGGGCATCTGGTGTGTCTCACTTTCAGCCTTGGGGTGGGCAGAGAGTATTGGGGGGAGGCAAGGTCAGTGGGACTAGTGTTCCCTCCACCTGGTGGCAGCTTTTGGGAGATGGGATGGGCAGGGGCAGGCCTGGCTAGCATTGCCTGAACCCGCAGTGGTGAGGTGGGGAGCTTGCCCCTGACAGCTGGGGGCTGGCTGGGGCCTTACTGTGAAAGGACAGTGGCAGGCAGCTAGAGTAGAGCAAGCCCAGGAGCCTTAAAAGGCTGGCTTTGTGGCCATCTAGCCCCAATTCAGGGTGGCATCCACAGCCCCCAAACAGCCTACGAGCCAgcatgggtggggagggggtggtccCACAGCTAGGTTCCACCGGAAGAGCCTCCACGCCTCGGAGCAGGAGAGGCAGGCTGTGGCTGCCGCCCTCCTTCCTGCCCGTGTCCCAATGAGAAGTGACCCAAGTCCCCTTCCAAACCCAgacccaccccctgccccaggcCCACTGAAGCATGTTCCATTTCTAGAAAGCCCAGAGTTCAGTGTCCCAAGGAAAACCCAAAGTGGAGGTGCTCAGGTCCAGGGGAGTCCAGTGGGCAGGACCCTTGGCAAGCAAGCCCCTCCCTCCACTCCCAGCATCTCCCTTTTGCTAATAAAGGACTGGCTTCGTGCTAATGGCCCACAGACTGCCCTGGAGACCTGGAGGACAGGAGTGCTGGCACTTGCGAGTCGATGGGCCTGTCTGTTGGCTCTGCCCGTGCTGCAGGTGTGTGCTGTGGGTCCTGCCCAAGTGGATGAGGCATTCCTTAAGGAATATCACTTTCCCTGACAATCCCCCACACCTTTAGGCGCTCCCTGCTTGGCTCCTTTCCAGCTGAAAAACTATACCTGTACCATTTGGGAAGCTGGACAAATTCTAGGGGACCCACCTGATAGAGGGCCCTGGGAAGCTGAATCTGTCAGCGTTGGCCCTGAGGCCCCTGTTAACTCAAGATTGTGAGCCATCTCTAGGTGGCCACATCTGGGAGCTACCTTGTATGGCTTCTGACCAGTATCAGGATTTCTGTTCTGAGAGCAGCTTGGGCAGAAAGGCAGGGCAGCCCAGAGGTGGCAGCGGCAGGCAATCTGGTCACTGGGTCTTTGTGATGCCAAAAACAAAAGGGGTGGGGTGGTCACTTTGTGTTCCTCTGATTGGATGGAGTCAGCCAGCAGGCATGGGGCTGTATTCCAGTGCCTGACTATAGGGAAGGCTACCCTTCCATGGAGTGGCCCAGACTTCGGGAATGGGCTCTGCTTTCCGGGGGACAGGCCTACCGGACTGCAAGACCCCCCAGTACCTCACCGTGCCAAATAGGAAGAGGTGGCCTTGGTGTAGCCAAATTGATCTTAACAGTGTGCCTTTGGGGAGGGACCCATGTCCATGGCTTCATTGAGGGCCAGCCCACAGTGATGGTGGTGGCTGCCACAGGAATGGTGCCTGCCTCGGCGAATTGAAGGGCTGGGGGTCCCACATAGCTAGGCCAGAGCTGGAAGCAGACAGTAAGGAAGAGCTGCTCCCAATGGGAGAGGGAGAGATTCCAGCTCACCGCGCATCCTGGGAGGAGGCATGGATCCTGGCATGATGGGCCTCGGGCACCAGCTTCCTTATGCCCAGACAGCCAAGCCTGTGACTTTCCTGCGGAGCGCTGTGCTACCTTCAACGCTCCAAAGCCAGACTAACAGCTCTCCAAGCCCTTGGGGTGACTCTGTCCTTCCAGGAGCTGTTGGAGAAATGAGGATCTGTCCCTGGCTGCCTGTCCTCCCCAGCAGCCAGGTCTCTCCAGACCCTGATTCGGTGCCTTTCTGCTTACCAGCTACTTCAATCCCAAAGTTTGAATCTGCAGATACCTTACTCCCAGCCACTTTGCCTTCTTACTGTGTCGTGTGTGTTTCCTGGTGCTTCAAGAGCGTGTGCACGTGTGCAGGGCAAGGGCCACCACTGGGAACTGCACCAAATGCTCAGACTTGGTTGTTTTACGTTTACCAATAAATAAAAGtagactttctatttttatttgctgctatttatgtgtgtgtgtatttgtgtagcTAGGTGTCTGGCACATCTGACAAGATGCATTGTTGCTTTTTTCCCAAAGGTCCCACAGGAACTGTGGCAGTGTGGATGTGTGTAATGGTGTGTTAACCCCATCTTGTTTGCTCCTGTATTGAATAGGAAGCAGTGGCTAGTCTGTCTTCCTTAGAGGTGTtggcatattttcatatgtatatattttgtaccAAAAAAGAGTGTTCCTTGTTTTGGTTACGCTCGAAATTCTGACCTAGTTGGAGAGGGCTCTGGGCCCAGAGCTTTCATTAAGGGGAGACTGGGGCAGAGGATCAAGCTTTGAACCAAAGCCAATCACTGGcatgatttgtgttttttaattaaaaaaaaaaaaatcattcatgcATGCCACTTCTAATTGCTTTCAACTATGGCTGTTTGCTTTCTTAAAAGAGAACAAAAGTAGATATGTTATTGCCCTAGGAGAGGATCTGTGTTGAAACAGGACAGCAGCCCAGGGCCCACATTTAATTAGGATCAATCAGTTCAAGGAAATGTTTCCCCCAAAAAGCCCCTGATGGTGTAGGGAAAGGGAATGGAGTTGGGGACAGGTAGTGCCTAGACGACCAGATTTTACTCAAGTGCATCCCATGATTCTGTTGATTCTCTAGCATTTTTGGAAAACTAGCAAAGTtgaagggttttttctttttttagactgatgttaatttatttttgcagGGGAAAGACAGCAAATGGCGTCAGAAGATTTTTGTCCTTTTGTTATCTCTTAGtatatcaataaattttttaaaaaacttttggcCTGGTGTACATCATGAGTGATCCCTGGAAACACAATAGACTctgctcttttcctttcttgaggCAAAATAACTCGTCTGGACATGGGCTGAATACTTGTGGCACAGAAAAATCAAAGCCTGGGAAAGGCTTGGCCGCTTGCAGAGGGTGCAGAAAAACATGAGTTTCCAAGCAAGGGATGGGGGTTTAAGAGTCCATATACCAGTGGTTCACAACAGAGAACAATTTGGCATTGCAGGGGACCCTTGGCAGATCTGGAGGTCTTGGTTGTCACGCTGTGGGGTGGGTGCCATTTGCATATAGTGTGTGGATACCAGAGAAGTGCTGCTGGATGTCCTGAGGTGCACAGGACAGTCTCCATGACAGAAAGAAATGATCCTTCCCAGCGCGTCAGTAGTGCTGAGTTTGAGAGACTGaattaatgggaaaaaaagaaaaaacacaatggCAGGGATTTGGGGCAGGGGCAGCGTTACCGGCATCTGTTAGgtgaggtcagggatgctgcaaTGTATAATCAACTCATTTTTGAGACTGCTCCCCTTCCAGAGACATTCAAAGTTAAACCAAAACTCTCCCTCTCCCCGCCCCCACAATATCCAGAGAAGCTATGTTGGAAAGCCACTCAACCCCTTGAAGCCACCACATGTGCTAATGCTTTACAAGGAGGCAGCCATAAAATTCCAGAGGAGTCACTGTGAGTTAGAAGCTACTGCAACTCCTAACCCAAGGCTAGCGAAAAAAGAGGTGATTTGCTTATTATAGAACGTTCCCCGACCCCTTAAGGCTTGCACCAACCTCAGCATGAATTTATTCATAAATTCCAGCCTCCAGGGAGAACAGAGTTTCTTTGAAGTGAAGAGGGAAGCTGGGCCTAGATGTTGCGGTCACTGGGTGAAAAGCTACTTGGGGCCAAGGCCTGAGTCTTTTGGTTCAGGAAAGCGTTCCCCCTACAAATGGAAATGTGACCCCCAGCACTAGTCCGCTCCAGGAAGGCCTGCGAATTCGAAATCAGACTGTGGCAGAGAAAGAAGACTGTTGGTGAGCTCTCTTTTGCTGCCTTCGCAAGTCTCtggctgttttgttttggagaaagTGGGCAGGGGCGACCCCAGCGAGCCTGTCCTCTGGCTTATGAGGGCTGCAGAAAGGGGCTGGGACCACCAGGAAGGAGCAAGTTGGCCGAGCAGGGGCAGGCGCGGCTCCCGATGTGGAGCCAGGCTTTCCGGAGAGCCCATTTCTACGGGGATTCGGCCAGACGGGTGCCGGGCCGAGCTCGCTCGGCCTTTGTTAGTTTCTGCGCCGCTGATGTGATCGCCTAACCCAGTGCCCCCTCAGAAGAATAGACTGGGCTGCCAAGGGCCCGACCCCGCTCGAGGGCCCGGCCCCACGCTGCCGCGACCTGCCCGCGGGCGCCGGGAGCGATGGATGCGGAGGGGCTGGGAGGACGGTGGTCCGGGCGTGTGgacctctccttcctcccctccgcCCTCGTGGATCCAGCGCCGGGGCTCAGGGAGGACGCAGAGGGGCGcccgtggtggtgggcgcccagCGGTGCGGTTGGGTGGGGGGTAGATAAGGCTTTCTCAGTTAGGGCTCGCAACCAGAAAGCTACTGGCCCCCCGGGGGTAAGGGGTGGGCGCGGGCGACCCGGGCCGACGCCGCCACCTGTAGAGGGCGCGCGCATCCCACCAAGGTCTGCCGCCGGCCCTTCGGACCGACAAGGGAAAAGCCAGCCGCGTCTCCAGGGTGCCCGGGACTGCATCGCACCACCTGCACCCCCCCGGCCACCTCCGCCTCCGAAGTCTCAGGAGGAAAGCCCCGACCCTGCCCGCAGCCTCTCTCGCCGCGTTCAGGACCCGCGGCTGCGGGCAGCCGCCTTCCACGCTGGACAGCACGCCTCTCGGCCTGGAGGGCTTTTAGATGAGAAGAGGAAACCGGCACTGGAGCCCCAGAGGGCCGGGGCAGATCTGTGCGCCGGCGGCCCGGGCGCACGGCACAGTGCCTAGATGAGAACTGGTGCGAAGCCAGCATCAAAGGGACGGAAAATGAATCCTATCCAACACTCTAGGAAGAGCATGAACCTTCCAACCCAACCAATGTTTGTGCGAGGCCAGGTTTCCCGCCGCGGTGGCCGCACTAGCCGGCCCTGTCCTCGGGACGCAGGGTAACCAGTCCGGCTGGAGGCCGCCACGCACACCTGGTCTCTGCAGTTGTGGGGGACTCCCAGGGAATCTGCCCAGGAAACGGAAACCCGTGAGGGCGCTCCTCAAAGCCGAGGTTGATGGCCAGCGAACCCAAAaaaggggcagggtgggggcccTCCCGTCTGCTTAAACAAGAGCCCATTCCACCGCCCCACAAGCCCAGGAATGGACGCGGAAGGGAGCCCCGTCCAAGCGGCGACCATCGCTGGGTCACCCCACCCACCTTCTCTTGATGTCCCCTGCCAGCACAGAGACCACCCGTTGCGGTGGGGCAGGCTCGGGCTGAGATCTTTGACACCTGGCGGCCAGCTACCCTACTCGGCCGGCAGCGCAGGCCCTCACGTCGGAAGGGCACTCAAGGCTCTGTGATCCGTTGCCCTGGGCCCGGGCGCCAGGACGCTCCTGTCCTCCCGCGCCCTCCCACACTGGTCACAGCTGGGAAGGGGGAAGATCTGCCAAGGGCCGGGCCACTGACTCCTCAGCGAGGGGCTGGAGATGCGTGAGCTACCCCTGTCCATGTTCCTCCGGGTGGGTGTTACGGGTGAGCCTGAATCGCGGCGTCCTGGCAGGGTGACGTCTGCCGGGTACTATGGAAGTAGAATTGGGTTTAGTGCGGTGGCCTCTTTGGGGATCCCAAGGATGGCTCTCCTGTGCGGGCTTCAAGACCCCGCCCCCACTGCTGTGAAGTCTGTGGCCAGAAAAGGCCAAGAACATctccctctccacccccaccccgcaCTCTGATCTCCCCGCACCGTCCCTTGCCCAGCGTTGGG encodes:
- the CBX2 gene encoding chromobox protein homolog 2 isoform X3 yields the protein MHTEPDAPSKSKSSSSSSSSTSSSSSSDEEDDSDLDAKRGPRGRDTHPVPQKKAQILVAKPELKDPIRKKRGRKPLPPEQKATRRPVSLAKVLKTARKDLGAPASKLPPPLSAPVAGLAALKAHAKEACGSPSAMATPENLASLMKGMASSPGRGGISWQSSIVHYMNRMTQSQAASRLALKAQATTKCGLGLDLKVRTQKGELGMSPPGSKIPKAPSSGAVEQKVGSTGGPTHTHGASRIPAGCPGPQSAPTQELSLQVLDLQSVKNGMPGVGLLARHATATKGVPATNPVPGKGTGGGLIGGSGAAMPTDTSKSEKLASRAVAPPTPASKRDYVKGSATPSGQESRTAPGEARKAATLPEMSAGEESSSSDSDPDSASPPSTGQNPSVSVQTSQDWKPTRSLIEHVFVTDVTANLITVTVKESPTSVGFFNLRHY
- the CBX2 gene encoding chromobox protein homolog 2 isoform X1, producing the protein MEELSSVGEQVFAAECILSKRLRKGKLEYLVKWRGWSSKHNSWEPEENILDPRLLLAFQKKEHEKEVQNRKRGKRPRGRPRKLTAMSSCSRRSKLKEPDAPSKSKSSSSSSSSTSSSSSSDEEDDSDLDAKRGPRGRDTHPVPQKKAQILVAKPELKDPIRKKRGRKPLPPEQKATRRPVSLAKVLKTARKDLGAPASKLPPPLSAPVAGLAALKAHAKEACGSPSAMATPENLASLMKGMASSPGRGGISWQSSIVHYMNRMTQSQAASRLALKAQATTKCGLGLDLKVRTQKGELGMSPPGSKIPKAPSSGAVEQKVGSTGGPTHTHGASRIPAGCPGPQSAPTQELSLQVLDLQSVKNGMPGVGLLARHATATKGVPATNPVPGKGTGGGLIGGSGAAMPTDTSKSEKLASRAVAPPTPASKRDYVKGSATPSGQESRTAPGEARKAATLPEMSAGEESSSSDSDPDSASPPSTGQNPSVSVQTSQDWKPTRSLIEHVFVTDVTANLITVTVKESPTSVGFFNLRHY
- the CBX2 gene encoding chromobox protein homolog 2 isoform X2, which encodes MSSCSRRSKLKEPDAPSKSKSSSSSSSSTSSSSSSDEEDDSDLDAKRGPRGRDTHPVPQKKAQILVAKPELKDPIRKKRGRKPLPPEQKATRRPVSLAKVLKTARKDLGAPASKLPPPLSAPVAGLAALKAHAKEACGSPSAMATPENLASLMKGMASSPGRGGISWQSSIVHYMNRMTQSQAASRLALKAQATTKCGLGLDLKVRTQKGELGMSPPGSKIPKAPSSGAVEQKVGSTGGPTHTHGASRIPAGCPGPQSAPTQELSLQVLDLQSVKNGMPGVGLLARHATATKGVPATNPVPGKGTGGGLIGGSGAAMPTDTSKSEKLASRAVAPPTPASKRDYVKGSATPSGQESRTAPGEARKAATLPEMSAGEESSSSDSDPDSASPPSTGQNPSVSVQTSQDWKPTRSLIEHVFVTDVTANLITVTVKESPTSVGFFNLRHY